The genomic region GCTACCTCCGTGAACATCTGGCGGTCTTCACGAGCATGCACGAGGAAGGTGCGCACGGTCGCGCCAACTGCAGTGAGCTCGGATCCGTCGACAGAGTCCCGGTGGGCGACGATTTTCACCCCGAGCCAACGGAGTCGGTCGCAGATGAGGGCCCGGAGCGGAGCAGAGTTCTCTCCGATCCCGCCTGTGAAGACAAGCGCGTCGATGCCTTCCAGGTCCGCAACGCAGCCGCCGAGCAGCCGGACGAGGCGGCCGACGTAGACCTCCAGGGCCAGCTCGGCAGCGGTGTCGTCGGTTTGAGCCCGGCGCAGGACCTCACGCATGTCGGCGGTGCCGCAAAGGCCGAGCAGGCCGCTCTCGCGTTCCAGCACGTGGTCGAGATCCTCGTCCGTGTGCCGGGCCAACCACAACAGCGCCCCCGGGTCGAGCGAGCCACTGCGGGTGGCCATCACCAGCCCGTCGAGCGGGGTGAAGCCCATGGTGGTGGTTACGCTGCGACCGGACAGCAGTCCGCAGAGGGATCCGCCCCCGCCCAGGTGAGCCACGAGGACTCGCTCTGCCTCAGGGGCGAGTTCGCTGACTCGGGCTCCCGCCCACGCGTGAGAGAGGCCGTGGAAGCCGTAGACGCGGATGCGTTCCCGCAGCCGCTGGGGGACAGCATAGGTGCGCGCCGCGACCGGGATGGTGGCGTGGAACGAGGTGTCGAAGCAGGCGAAGTGCGGCACCGATGGCAGGCGGCCCCGGCAGACATCGATGGCCTCGAGACTCGGCATTTGATGCAGCGGCGCGAGGTCGGCAAGCTCGGTGAGTTCCACTCGAACCGCATCGTCGATGACGACTGGTTCGGTCCGTTCCCCACCGTGAACGACTCGGTGGGCGACGGCATCGACTCCTGACCAAGCATTGATGTCGACAATCGCCGCGTCCAGTGAGTGGTAGCTCTGCTCGTCGCCGGTCTCGTCAAGGACGCTGACTTTGGTCGACGTCGATCCTGCGTTGACGGTTAGGAGACGCACACCGTCACCGTTGCCTCACGGATCGAGCCACTGCGAAGGTCCTCGTTCTCGGGAGTCACCCTGTGTGGCGGGGGGAAGGTATGCACCTCAGCATCGTCCCATGGGGATCAGCCGTGCCCGTGTGAACCGACGAGTACGTGCCCGTGCCGGCGCCGACGGTCCGGGGCAGGGTGCCTGCTTCTTCAGCGGATCTTCACTCAAGGTCGACAGGAACACCTCACTCGGCCGTTCATGATGTGGGACTGCTGCACGAGTAGGTGACATCTGATCTGTGGTGCCGAGAGGTGCCGCTGGAAGGATGTACACCGTGCCCAAGCCCTATCCCCAGGAGTTCCGT from Nocardioides salarius harbors:
- a CDS encoding acetate/propionate family kinase; this translates as MRLLTVNAGSTSTKVSVLDETGDEQSYHSLDAAIVDINAWSGVDAVAHRVVHGGERTEPVVIDDAVRVELTELADLAPLHQMPSLEAIDVCRGRLPSVPHFACFDTSFHATIPVAARTYAVPQRLRERIRVYGFHGLSHAWAGARVSELAPEAERVLVAHLGGGGSLCGLLSGRSVTTTMGFTPLDGLVMATRSGSLDPGALLWLARHTDEDLDHVLERESGLLGLCGTADMREVLRRAQTDDTAAELALEVYVGRLVRLLGGCVADLEGIDALVFTGGIGENSAPLRALICDRLRWLGVKIVAHRDSVDGSELTAVGATVRTFLVHAREDRQMFTEVARSLRTLA